One genomic region from Haloterrigena gelatinilytica encodes:
- the thsA gene encoding thermosome subunit alpha, which produces MGNQPLIVLSEDSQRTSGKDAQSMNIQAGKAVAESVRTTLGPKGMDKMLVDSTGNVIVTNDGVTLLSEMEIDHPAADMIVEVAETQEDEVGDGTTSAVVIAGELLSQAEELLDQDIHATTLAQGYRQAAEEATEALEDVAIDVDEDDDEILEQIAATAMTGKGAESARDLLAELVVDAVQAVADDDGVDTDNIKVEKVVGGSIENSELVEGVIIDKERVSDSMPYFAEDADVAIIDGDLEIKETEIDAEVNVTDPDQLEQFLEQEEQQLKEMAEGIAAVGADVVFVDGGIDDMAQHYLAQEGIIAVRRVKASDQSQLARATGATPVSSVDDLSEDDLGFAGSVAQKEIAGDQRIFVEDVDDAKAVTLILRGGTDHVIDEVDRAIEDSLGVVRTTLEDGKVVAGGGAPEVDLSLSLRDYADSVGGREQLAVEAFADALEVIPRTLAENAGLDPIDSLVELRADHDGGETSSGLDAYTGDTIDMAEEGVYEPLRVKTQAIESATEAAVMLLRIDDVIAAGDLAVADDDDDEEMPGGPGGGMGGMGGMGGGMGGMM; this is translated from the coding sequence ATGGGTAACCAGCCCCTTATCGTTCTCTCGGAGGACAGCCAGCGGACCTCCGGAAAAGACGCGCAGTCGATGAACATTCAGGCCGGGAAAGCCGTCGCCGAGTCCGTACGGACCACGCTGGGTCCGAAGGGGATGGACAAGATGCTCGTCGACTCGACGGGCAACGTCATCGTCACGAACGACGGTGTCACCCTGCTGTCGGAGATGGAGATCGACCACCCGGCGGCCGACATGATCGTCGAAGTCGCCGAGACCCAGGAGGACGAGGTCGGCGACGGCACCACGAGCGCCGTCGTCATCGCCGGCGAACTCCTCAGCCAGGCCGAGGAGCTCCTCGACCAGGACATCCACGCGACCACCCTCGCCCAGGGGTACCGACAGGCCGCCGAGGAGGCCACCGAGGCCCTCGAGGACGTCGCCATCGACGTCGACGAGGACGACGACGAGATCCTCGAGCAGATCGCCGCCACGGCGATGACCGGCAAGGGCGCCGAGAGCGCCCGCGACCTGCTGGCCGAACTCGTCGTCGACGCCGTCCAGGCCGTCGCGGACGACGACGGTGTCGACACGGACAACATCAAAGTCGAGAAGGTCGTCGGCGGCTCCATCGAGAACTCCGAGCTCGTCGAGGGCGTCATCATCGACAAGGAGCGCGTCTCTGACAGCATGCCCTACTTCGCCGAGGACGCCGACGTCGCGATCATCGACGGCGACCTCGAGATCAAGGAGACCGAGATCGACGCCGAGGTCAACGTCACCGACCCCGACCAGCTCGAACAGTTCCTCGAACAGGAGGAACAGCAGCTCAAGGAGATGGCCGAGGGCATCGCCGCAGTCGGCGCCGACGTCGTCTTCGTCGACGGCGGCATCGACGACATGGCCCAGCACTACCTCGCCCAGGAGGGCATCATCGCCGTCCGCCGCGTTAAAGCGAGCGACCAGTCCCAGCTCGCCCGCGCGACCGGCGCCACGCCCGTCTCGTCCGTCGACGACCTGAGCGAGGACGACCTCGGCTTCGCCGGGAGCGTCGCCCAGAAGGAGATCGCCGGCGACCAGCGCATCTTCGTCGAGGACGTCGACGACGCGAAGGCCGTCACCCTCATCCTGCGGGGCGGCACCGACCACGTCATCGACGAGGTCGACCGCGCCATCGAGGACTCGCTCGGCGTCGTGCGAACGACCCTCGAGGACGGCAAGGTCGTCGCCGGCGGCGGCGCCCCCGAAGTCGACCTCTCGCTCTCGCTGCGCGACTACGCCGACTCCGTCGGCGGCCGCGAGCAGCTCGCCGTCGAAGCCTTCGCGGACGCCCTCGAGGTCATCCCGCGCACGCTGGCCGAGAACGCCGGCCTCGATCCCATCGACTCGCTGGTCGAGCTGCGCGCCGACCACGACGGCGGCGAGACCAGCTCCGGTCTCGACGCCTACACGGGCGACACCATCGACATGGCCGAGGAAGGCGTCTACGAGCCGCTGCGCGTGAAGACCCAGGCCATCGAGTCCGCCACCGAGGCGGCCGTCATGCTGCTGCGCATCGACGACGTCATTGCCGCCGGTGACCTCGCGGTCGCCGACGACGACGATGACGAGGAGATGCCCGGCGGCCCCGGCGGCGGCATGGGCGGCATGGGCGGTATGGGCGGCGGCATGGGCGGCATGATGTAA
- a CDS encoding sensor histidine kinase, whose product MSDLDPLSDIDAVEAVLADESPATREGLLVALASNRGRSTAEIAALTGLSSDAVEQWVEALDVEGPPAERDDGDDDGTDRSRFELVDAAVRSLVKSETIDGITEPVTDVADEFFGTTAVAVYRYDGLRSELVPEIVTPAADARFEIEPIAEGGDPRWSAFRSDDPTAAASTELVVPSETLGIVRLGGLDADAVDEIDVRTFRPIATAAIGAIERRRRIRALEDDRAELKGKNEDLQDFANIVSHDLRNPLSVAEGYLDLAVETGDEEYVREVEDAHERIDRIIEHTLTLARQGQGIDDAEPVDLELIARRAWRTVETPNATLNVADSTTFDADPDRLRQLFENLFRNSVEHGSTSSRPAADDSVEHGSTTPPSQAQEDSVEHGSTSSRPAADDSVEHGSTGGQPSTDDSEPGETDDELVVTVGTLAEGNGFFVADDGPGIPVPERSRIFERGYTDSDDGTGFGLHIVREIVDAHRWSISVTDSDSGGARFEIDGV is encoded by the coding sequence ATGTCCGATCTCGATCCGCTGTCGGACATCGACGCCGTCGAGGCCGTACTGGCCGACGAGTCGCCGGCGACCCGCGAGGGGTTGCTGGTGGCGCTGGCGTCGAACCGGGGCCGTTCGACGGCGGAGATCGCCGCACTTACCGGACTCTCGAGCGACGCCGTCGAGCAGTGGGTCGAGGCGCTCGACGTCGAGGGGCCGCCGGCGGAGAGGGACGACGGTGACGACGATGGGACCGATCGGTCCCGGTTCGAACTCGTCGACGCGGCCGTCCGTTCGTTGGTCAAGTCGGAAACGATCGACGGGATCACGGAGCCGGTGACCGACGTCGCGGACGAATTCTTCGGGACGACCGCGGTCGCCGTCTACCGGTACGACGGTCTCCGATCGGAGCTCGTACCCGAGATCGTCACGCCCGCGGCCGACGCCCGCTTCGAGATCGAACCGATCGCCGAAGGGGGAGATCCGCGGTGGTCGGCGTTCCGATCCGACGACCCGACCGCCGCGGCGTCGACCGAGCTCGTCGTCCCGTCCGAGACGCTGGGAATCGTCCGCCTCGGCGGTCTCGACGCCGACGCGGTAGACGAGATCGACGTCCGGACGTTCCGACCGATCGCGACGGCGGCCATCGGCGCGATCGAGCGCCGCCGCCGAATCCGGGCGCTCGAGGACGACCGCGCCGAACTCAAGGGGAAGAACGAGGACCTCCAGGACTTCGCGAACATCGTCTCCCACGACCTGCGGAACCCGCTGTCCGTCGCGGAGGGCTACCTCGATCTGGCCGTCGAGACCGGCGACGAGGAGTACGTCCGGGAGGTCGAAGACGCCCACGAGCGCATCGATCGGATCATCGAACACACGCTGACGCTGGCCCGACAGGGACAGGGGATCGACGACGCCGAGCCCGTCGATCTCGAGTTGATCGCGCGACGGGCCTGGAGAACCGTCGAAACGCCGAACGCGACGCTCAACGTCGCGGACTCGACGACGTTCGACGCCGATCCGGACCGGCTCCGACAGCTGTTCGAGAACCTGTTTCGAAACAGCGTGGAACACGGTTCCACGAGCAGTCGGCCTGCGGCCGACGACAGTGTCGAGCACGGCTCGACAACCCCTCCTTCGCAGGCTCAGGAGGACAGCGTGGAACACGGTTCCACGAGCAGTCGGCCTGCGGCCGACGACAGTGTCGAGCACGGCTCGACGGGCGGTCAACCGTCGACCGACGACAGCGAACCCGGCGAGACCGACGACGAACTCGTCGTCACCGTCGGAACGCTCGCGGAAGGAAACGGGTTCTTCGTCGCCGACGACGGTCCCGGCATCCCGGTCCCCGAGCGGTCCCGGATCTTCGAGCGAGGGTACACCGACAGCGACGACGGAACCGGCTTCGGACTGCACATCGTTCGCGAGATCGTCGACGCCCACCGCTGGAGCATCTCCGTGACCGACAGCGATTCCGGCGGCGCCCGATTCGAGATCGACGGGGTGTGA
- a CDS encoding FIST signal transduction protein, with product MSEILAGVGHATDDDSTAAGRRAARAARDDLGGEERIAYAFGSSEYDQAALLGGIEAQLDCPVVGCSTAGEIAHAQSYTESVVVLALAGDGIRPGVGSAPEFAEFSRKAGMEAASAAVDDLDDGPVPTSVSASESGRRRWYPKLLVNAFGPGLTGSKEWALIGVQDALGWAHVAGGFAGDDWKLDSTWVYRDGEPVEDSMAVAAMDVDVKTGIGVANGLRETEHTFIVTSAEDNRLYELDDKPALEAYRDRYGDRVTQEHFLMTHPLGADDDGEETHIAMMTDVDEETGSMIVGEKPLEEGQELTVMDTSADAVLDGVETAVDRALTAAGGPDDIAAVLVFDCNCRWYHLSNEETRNAELDIVRERVGPNVPVAGFYSYGEIATPNPLWNDDPRSLMRQDVHHQSIAIEVITNESL from the coding sequence ATGAGTGAGATTCTCGCCGGAGTCGGCCACGCGACCGACGACGACTCGACGGCGGCCGGCCGCCGCGCAGCCCGCGCCGCACGAGACGACCTCGGCGGCGAGGAACGGATCGCGTACGCGTTCGGCTCGAGCGAGTACGATCAGGCCGCGTTACTCGGCGGTATCGAGGCCCAACTCGACTGTCCGGTCGTCGGCTGTTCGACGGCCGGCGAAATCGCCCACGCGCAGTCGTACACCGAAAGCGTCGTCGTGCTCGCGCTCGCGGGCGACGGTATTCGCCCCGGCGTCGGGTCCGCACCGGAGTTCGCCGAGTTCTCGAGAAAGGCGGGAATGGAAGCGGCCTCGGCGGCCGTGGACGACCTCGACGACGGCCCCGTCCCGACGTCGGTTTCGGCGTCCGAGTCGGGGCGGCGGCGGTGGTATCCGAAGCTGCTCGTGAACGCGTTCGGCCCGGGCCTGACCGGCAGCAAGGAGTGGGCCCTGATCGGCGTCCAGGACGCGCTGGGCTGGGCGCACGTCGCCGGCGGGTTCGCCGGGGACGACTGGAAGCTCGATTCGACGTGGGTCTACCGGGACGGCGAACCGGTCGAGGACTCGATGGCCGTCGCCGCGATGGACGTCGACGTCAAGACCGGCATCGGCGTCGCCAACGGCCTGCGCGAGACCGAGCACACGTTCATCGTGACGAGCGCCGAGGACAACCGCCTCTACGAACTCGACGACAAACCCGCACTGGAGGCCTACCGCGACCGCTACGGCGACCGGGTAACCCAGGAACACTTCCTGATGACCCATCCCCTCGGCGCGGACGACGACGGCGAGGAGACCCACATCGCGATGATGACCGACGTCGACGAGGAAACGGGATCGATGATCGTCGGCGAGAAACCGCTCGAGGAGGGTCAGGAACTGACGGTCATGGATACGTCGGCCGACGCGGTCCTCGACGGCGTCGAGACCGCCGTCGATCGGGCGCTGACGGCCGCCGGCGGGCCGGACGATATCGCGGCCGTGCTGGTGTTCGACTGCAACTGCCGCTGGTACCACCTGTCGAACGAGGAGACGCGAAACGCCGAACTCGACATCGTCAGGGAGCGCGTCGGCCCGAACGTTCCCGTCGCCGGCTTCTACAGCTACGGGGAGATCGCGACGCCGAACCCGCTGTGGAACGACGATCCGCGGTCGCTCATGCGTCAGGACGTCCACCACCAGAGCATCGCCATCGAGGTTATCACCAATGAATCACTGTAA
- a CDS encoding KH domain-containing protein — MQHVKIPQDRIGVLIGEGGETMREIEAEAEVRLDIDSENGSVAVETVGDPVRGLKGPEIVRAVGRGFAPDAALRLLEDDMMLFDVVDIDAAARNKNDMKRKKGRLIGEGGRTRELMEELTGADVVIYGSTLGIIGTPEQVDAVRSAAEMLLDGAPHGAVYSFLEEKHNEMKHQGMEYHRFPGGQS, encoded by the coding sequence ATGCAACACGTGAAGATTCCGCAGGACCGCATCGGCGTCCTCATCGGCGAGGGCGGCGAGACGATGCGCGAGATCGAAGCGGAAGCGGAGGTGCGACTCGACATCGATTCGGAGAACGGCTCCGTCGCCGTCGAGACCGTCGGCGATCCCGTCCGCGGGCTCAAGGGCCCCGAGATCGTCCGCGCCGTCGGCCGCGGCTTCGCGCCCGACGCGGCGCTGCGCCTGCTCGAGGACGACATGATGCTGTTCGACGTCGTCGACATCGACGCCGCCGCCCGCAACAAGAACGACATGAAACGCAAGAAGGGCCGACTCATCGGCGAAGGCGGTCGGACCCGCGAACTCATGGAGGAGCTCACCGGCGCCGACGTCGTCATCTACGGCTCGACGCTCGGCATCATCGGGACGCCCGAACAGGTCGACGCCGTCCGCAGCGCCGCCGAGATGCTCCTCGACGGCGCGCCCCACGGCGCGGTGTACTCCTTCCTCGAGGAGAAACACAACGAGATGAAACACCAGGGGATGGAGTACCACCGGTTCCCGGGCGGCCAGTCCTAA
- a CDS encoding proteasome assembly chaperone family protein translates to MASDPAYEVAVESDEALEGPLLVGLSNAGLAGLTAVDYLVSHLEFEQVGHVRARGLPDITPVEDGVPRHPMRVYAAPRAGYCAVLSELFVPVWAADAFADGLLEWLDTTEIDELAVLHGIPYPHGPDEHDVCYVATPAYGDRRLDGADVSPASGGVLDGVAGELTARSLDGDAPPLGAYVTPTHPPGPDLEAALRYLDLLRTVYDLEIDDDQLRERAAELQRHYAELADRMATLEANEGAGSRSFPEDRMFM, encoded by the coding sequence ATGGCTTCCGATCCAGCGTACGAGGTCGCCGTCGAGAGCGACGAGGCGCTCGAGGGCCCCCTGCTCGTCGGCCTCTCGAACGCGGGGCTGGCGGGACTCACGGCCGTCGATTACCTCGTCTCGCACCTCGAGTTCGAGCAGGTCGGTCACGTCCGGGCCCGCGGACTGCCCGACATCACGCCGGTCGAGGACGGCGTCCCGCGACACCCGATGCGCGTGTACGCCGCCCCGCGGGCCGGCTACTGCGCGGTGCTCAGTGAACTGTTCGTCCCGGTGTGGGCGGCCGACGCGTTCGCCGACGGGCTGTTGGAGTGGCTCGATACCACCGAGATCGACGAGCTGGCCGTCTTGCACGGAATTCCGTACCCGCACGGTCCGGACGAGCACGACGTCTGCTACGTCGCCACCCCGGCGTACGGGGACCGGCGACTCGACGGTGCGGACGTGTCGCCGGCCAGCGGCGGCGTGCTCGACGGCGTCGCCGGCGAACTGACGGCCCGCAGTCTCGACGGGGACGCCCCGCCGCTCGGCGCGTACGTCACCCCGACGCACCCGCCCGGTCCGGACCTCGAGGCGGCGCTGCGGTATCTGGACCTCCTGCGAACGGTCTACGACCTCGAGATCGACGACGATCAGCTCCGCGAACGCGCCGCGGAGCTGCAGCGACACTACGCCGAACTCGCGGATCGCATGGCGACGCTGGAGGCCAACGAGGGCGCCGGAAGTCGGAGCTTTCCGGAGGATCGAATGTTCATGTGA
- a CDS encoding helix-turn-helix transcriptional regulator has product MCDDLPPVDGSGTGPCLDDFFAVFANYRRRCVLHHLREEQCVSLGAIARQIAAWERAYRAEIDSENLIDRIETELIHTHLPKLREVNLVEYDRQSSIVVYRDPPAIVSALLDLCTDRDIPK; this is encoded by the coding sequence ATGTGTGACGATCTACCACCCGTCGACGGATCCGGAACGGGGCCGTGCCTCGACGATTTCTTCGCCGTCTTCGCGAACTACCGGCGGCGGTGCGTGCTCCACCATCTACGAGAGGAACAGTGTGTATCGCTCGGAGCCATCGCCCGACAGATCGCGGCGTGGGAGCGCGCGTATCGGGCCGAGATCGACTCCGAGAACCTGATCGATCGAATCGAGACCGAACTGATTCACACGCACTTGCCGAAATTACGCGAGGTGAACCTCGTCGAGTACGACCGACAGTCTTCGATCGTCGTCTATCGCGATCCGCCCGCCATCGTCAGCGCGCTTCTCGATCTCTGCACCGACCGCGATATTCCGAAGTGA
- a CDS encoding metallophosphoesterase, with the protein MNIGIVADTHDNVAAIERATEIFAEEGVEIVIHCGDFVAPLMVDYFEAFELHGVLGNNDGDVANLQAAFDALGGESELHGRFAGLEFDGLSVAVLHGESLEEVEAIAAGETFDFVCYGHHHERELSEEGRTTVLNPGAHVLAADEDRTVAIVDTRSESVRFRSVDE; encoded by the coding sequence ATGAACATCGGGATCGTTGCCGACACCCACGACAACGTCGCGGCCATCGAGCGAGCGACCGAAATCTTCGCCGAGGAAGGCGTCGAGATCGTCATTCACTGTGGCGACTTCGTCGCGCCGCTGATGGTCGACTACTTCGAGGCGTTCGAACTCCACGGCGTCCTGGGGAACAACGACGGCGACGTCGCCAACTTGCAGGCCGCGTTCGACGCATTGGGCGGCGAGAGCGAACTCCACGGCCGGTTCGCCGGCCTCGAGTTCGACGGGCTCTCTGTCGCCGTCCTCCACGGGGAGAGTCTCGAGGAGGTCGAGGCGATCGCGGCCGGCGAGACGTTCGATTTCGTCTGTTACGGCCACCACCACGAGCGCGAACTGTCCGAGGAGGGCCGAACGACGGTCCTCAACCCCGGTGCGCACGTGCTGGCGGCAGACGAGGATCGCACGGTCGCGATCGTCGACACCCGTTCGGAGTCGGTCCGGTTCCGGTCGGTCGACGAGTGA
- a CDS encoding tryptophan--tRNA ligase has product MPAPSDTPNSTDSETNADSPAEATAAADGFTVTPYAVDGEIDYEKLLERFGADPLTDAQIERFPDHPLLRRRTFYAGRGVDRYLEAAAAGDPHAIVTGRGPSGPMHLGHVLPLSLAKRFQKATGATVYIPLSDDEKFLARDQSFESIGEHARENLRDILAVGFDPDRTRIVVDTADADVVYPIAVRLAKHLTPATVEAVYGEQDTVGLQFYPAVQATHLLLPQLVAGRQPTLVPIAVDQDPHVRVCRDVAAKEALPVDKPGALLGRFLPSLEGPGKMSSSGDAPSIELTDDPETVAETIRTHAYTGGRATLADHREKGGDPTVDVPFQYLRFFFEPNDDRLERIAADYRAGDLLSGELKEIAIDRITEFLADHQRRRAELGSLESELEPYRLTSEERRRALERAGVPTGLEP; this is encoded by the coding sequence ATGCCAGCACCATCCGACACGCCGAACAGCACCGACAGCGAGACGAACGCCGACTCACCCGCCGAGGCGACCGCGGCCGCCGACGGGTTCACCGTCACGCCCTACGCCGTCGACGGCGAGATCGACTACGAGAAACTGCTCGAGCGCTTCGGCGCCGATCCGCTCACCGACGCGCAGATCGAACGCTTCCCCGACCACCCGCTGCTCCGGCGGCGGACGTTCTACGCGGGCCGGGGCGTCGACCGCTACCTCGAGGCCGCCGCGGCCGGCGATCCGCACGCGATCGTCACCGGTCGCGGGCCCTCGGGACCGATGCATCTGGGCCACGTCCTCCCGCTGTCCCTCGCGAAGCGCTTTCAGAAAGCGACGGGCGCGACGGTGTACATCCCGCTCTCGGACGACGAGAAGTTCCTCGCCAGGGACCAGTCGTTCGAATCGATCGGCGAGCACGCCCGCGAGAACCTGCGGGATATCCTCGCCGTCGGTTTCGATCCCGACCGGACGCGGATCGTCGTCGACACCGCCGACGCGGACGTGGTCTATCCGATCGCGGTCCGACTCGCGAAGCACCTCACGCCGGCGACGGTCGAGGCCGTCTACGGCGAGCAGGACACCGTGGGTCTGCAGTTCTACCCCGCCGTGCAGGCGACTCACCTCCTGCTCCCGCAACTCGTCGCCGGCCGGCAGCCGACGCTCGTCCCCATCGCCGTGGATCAGGATCCGCACGTCCGCGTCTGTCGCGACGTCGCCGCGAAGGAGGCGCTACCGGTCGACAAACCGGGCGCCCTGCTCGGGCGGTTCCTCCCGAGCCTCGAGGGACCCGGCAAGATGAGTTCCTCCGGGGACGCGCCCTCGATCGAACTCACGGACGACCCCGAGACCGTCGCCGAGACGATTCGAACCCACGCCTATACCGGCGGTCGGGCGACTCTCGCCGACCACCGCGAGAAGGGCGGCGATCCGACCGTCGACGTCCCCTTCCAGTACCTCCGGTTCTTCTTCGAACCGAACGACGACCGCCTCGAGCGCATCGCCGCCGACTACCGGGCGGGCGACCTGCTCAGCGGCGAGTTGAAGGAGATCGCGATCGACCGGATCACCGAGTTCCTCGCCGACCACCAGCGCCGGCGCGCGGAGCTGGGATCGCTCGAGTCTGAATTGGAGCCCTATCGGCTGACGTCAGAAGAGCGGCGGCGGGCGCTCGAGCGGGCCGGCGTGCCGACGGGACTCGAGCCGTAA
- a CDS encoding bifunctional metallophosphatase/5'-nucleotidase, with product MTDRTTDIERRRLLGYAGATGVTALAGCLFGEETTDDEGNGDENATDSGDPDSEETEPEESTDDGSTTTVRLLHDTHLHGSMGSPDEALNVANYFGLMCDLAADAPDGNALVVGNGDDLHTSVESSVFDGGHIVSLFNAAPLEYDTYGNHEFDNGPASLRENVADSEFTWVSANVRDERTGDVFAAEEGARRYAVEEIEGVRFGITGLAPVDTPEVTSVGDHVEVLEPETAAADVVGELRDEGADVVVLLSHLASPVAADLVAAVDGIDVAVGDHAAVVRDEPMSVNDTVVSLVGDEFDYVGRLDLEVGSDGLVDHSFRRFDLAELVENGDVTPHEEVQSLLESYEADLEAELDVVIGETTEPLDVRTETVRREESNFGNWLTDVVRADLEADVALQNGGGIRSDELYAAGGVTRRTIVDILPFPNRTVKLEVSGATLREAIELGVSAVAEGHGRFPQVSGMAYAYDPDAPAGERVEEITVGGEPLETDATYELATNDFVAGGGDGYEMFADGDVLVPADEGTLLSALAIEAVQEAEVIGPETEGRIEVV from the coding sequence ATGACCGACCGGACGACCGATATCGAACGGCGGCGACTGCTGGGGTACGCCGGTGCGACGGGCGTCACCGCGCTGGCGGGGTGCCTGTTCGGCGAGGAAACGACGGACGACGAGGGGAACGGTGACGAGAACGCCACCGATTCCGGCGACCCCGATTCCGAAGAAACGGAGCCGGAGGAGTCGACCGACGACGGGTCGACGACGACCGTCCGACTGCTCCATGATACGCACTTGCACGGATCGATGGGGTCGCCCGACGAGGCGCTCAACGTCGCGAACTACTTCGGGCTGATGTGCGATCTCGCCGCCGACGCGCCCGACGGAAACGCGCTCGTCGTCGGGAACGGCGACGATCTGCACACGTCCGTCGAGTCCTCGGTCTTCGACGGCGGCCACATCGTCTCGCTGTTCAACGCGGCCCCCCTCGAGTACGACACGTACGGCAACCACGAGTTCGACAACGGCCCGGCGAGCCTCCGCGAGAACGTCGCCGACAGCGAGTTCACGTGGGTGAGCGCCAACGTCCGCGACGAGCGCACCGGCGACGTCTTCGCCGCCGAGGAGGGCGCTCGGCGCTACGCCGTCGAGGAGATCGAGGGCGTCCGGTTCGGAATCACCGGACTCGCGCCGGTGGACACGCCCGAGGTCACCTCCGTCGGCGACCACGTCGAGGTGCTCGAGCCGGAGACCGCGGCCGCGGACGTCGTCGGCGAACTCCGCGACGAGGGCGCGGACGTGGTCGTCCTGCTCTCGCACCTCGCCAGTCCCGTCGCCGCGGATCTGGTCGCGGCCGTCGACGGCATCGACGTCGCCGTCGGCGACCACGCCGCCGTCGTGCGCGACGAGCCGATGTCGGTGAACGACACCGTCGTCTCCCTCGTCGGCGACGAGTTCGACTACGTCGGCCGCCTCGATCTCGAGGTCGGGAGCGACGGACTCGTCGATCACTCGTTCCGACGCTTCGACCTCGCCGAACTGGTCGAGAACGGCGACGTCACGCCCCACGAGGAGGTCCAATCGCTGCTCGAGAGCTACGAGGCCGACCTCGAGGCGGAACTCGACGTCGTCATCGGGGAGACGACCGAGCCCCTGGACGTGCGGACCGAAACGGTCCGCAGGGAGGAGTCGAACTTCGGGAACTGGCTGACCGACGTCGTGCGCGCGGACCTCGAGGCCGACGTCGCCCTCCAGAACGGCGGCGGCATCCGCAGCGACGAGCTGTACGCGGCCGGCGGCGTCACCAGACGGACGATCGTCGATATTCTCCCGTTCCCCAATCGGACGGTGAAACTCGAGGTCTCGGGCGCGACGCTTCGCGAGGCGATCGAACTCGGCGTGAGTGCGGTCGCGGAGGGCCACGGTCGGTTCCCGCAGGTCAGCGGGATGGCCTACGCCTACGATCCGGACGCCCCCGCGGGCGAGCGCGTCGAAGAGATCACGGTCGGCGGCGAGCCCCTCGAGACCGACGCGACGTACGAACTCGCGACGAACGACTTCGTCGCGGGCGGCGGCGACGGCTACGAGATGTTCGCGGACGGCGACGTGCTCGTCCCAGCCGACGAGGGGACGCTGCTCTCGGCGCTCGCGATCGAGGCCGTCCAGGAGGCCGAGGTCATCGGACCCGAAACGGAGGGACGGATCGAGGTCGTCTGA
- the rio1 gene encoding serine/threonine-protein kinase Rio1, giving the protein MGEGTEYGLVDLEEVETPGDEWEEIDVSDTEADRIARKRDREFEQFEERIKDADQFKVEQSVFDDATLAALYKLVQDGHVEAFGGPLSTGKEANVYHALGDDREVAVKIYRINASNFRQMRDYLEGDPRFEGLGGKKKDVVLAWTKKELANLERAKAAGVRVPEPIATERNVLVMEYIGTDDGRAKRLGEVHIENPQTAYEVMREYMRRLYSAGLIHGDLSEYNVVFDQDEGQLVFIDLGQAVTVHHPNSREFLERDCRNVAGFFSRQGMDVTEDDLLEFVTSPEPDPSRD; this is encoded by the coding sequence ATGGGAGAGGGAACGGAATACGGGCTGGTCGACCTCGAGGAGGTCGAGACGCCGGGCGACGAGTGGGAAGAGATCGACGTCTCGGACACCGAGGCCGACCGGATCGCTCGCAAGCGCGACCGGGAGTTCGAGCAGTTCGAGGAGCGCATCAAGGACGCCGACCAGTTCAAGGTCGAGCAGTCGGTGTTCGACGACGCGACCCTCGCTGCGCTGTACAAACTCGTCCAGGACGGCCACGTCGAGGCCTTCGGCGGGCCGCTGTCGACGGGCAAGGAGGCCAACGTCTACCACGCGCTGGGCGACGACCGCGAGGTCGCGGTCAAGATCTACCGGATCAACGCCTCGAACTTCCGGCAGATGCGCGACTACCTCGAGGGCGACCCGCGCTTCGAGGGGTTGGGCGGCAAGAAGAAGGACGTCGTCCTCGCGTGGACGAAAAAGGAACTGGCGAACTTGGAGCGGGCGAAGGCGGCCGGCGTCCGCGTGCCCGAACCGATCGCCACCGAGCGCAACGTGTTGGTCATGGAGTACATCGGCACCGACGACGGCCGCGCGAAACGCCTCGGCGAGGTCCACATCGAGAACCCCCAGACCGCCTACGAGGTCATGCGCGAGTATATGCGCCGCCTCTACTCGGCGGGGCTGATACACGGCGATCTCAGCGAGTACAACGTCGTCTTCGACCAGGACGAGGGCCAGCTCGTCTTCATCGACCTCGGCCAGGCCGTCACGGTCCACCACCCCAACAGCCGGGAGTTCTTAGAGCGGGACTGCCGGAACGTCGCCGGGTTCTTCTCGCGGCAGGGGATGGACGTTACCGAAGACGACCTCCTCGAGTTCGTCACGAGTCCGGAGCCGGATCCGTCGCGGGACTAA